Sequence from the Bacillus thuringiensis genome:
GTCCGGTCAAGATAACTGTCGCATGTCGTCGTTGCATTGCCAGTGCGGTACTCATGTAGGAAAGCTACATTCCGTGTCCTCCTGTCAAATGCGCCTCGACCTGCTCGGTTCTCTTGCTCCTCCTTTTTAAACCTTTATTGATATGGATGTTTAAAAAGTCCGGTCAAGATAACTGTCGCATGTCGTCGTTGCATTGCCAGTGCGGTACTCATGTAGGAAAGCTACATTCCGTGTCCTCCTGTCAAATGCGCCTCGACCTGCTCGGTTCTCTTGCTCCTCCTTTTTAAACTTACATTGATAGAAAAGCAAACTAGGAGCATAGCTTCTAGTTTGTACTTATTTAAATATTGGGGGATGAAATATGAATGTTTTAGTAATCGGCCGCGGTGGGCGTGAGCATGCTTTAGCTTGGAAATTTGCACAGTCTGAAAAGGTAGAAAAAGTGTATGTAGCACCAGGTAATGAAGGGATGCGAGATGTTGCAACACCTGTTGATATTGATGAAAATGATTTTGATGCATTGGTCTTATTTGCAAAAGAGAATAATGTTGAGTTAACTTTCGTGGGGCCAGAAATTCCGCTTATGAATGGAATTGCTGATCATTTTAAAGAAGAGGGACTTCGCGTATTTGGTCCGAATAAAGCGGCGGCTGTTATTGAAGGTAGTAAAGCTTTTACTAAAGAATTGATGAAAAAATATAATATTCCAACTGCGGCGTACGAAACTTTTACAGACTATGAAGAAGCAGTACAGTACATTGAAAAAGTTGGTGCACCAATTGTTATTAAGGCAGACGGCTTAGCGGCTGGTAAAGGTGTAACGGTAGCGATGACGCTTGAAGAAGCATTACAGGCTGTGAAAGAAATGCTACAAGATGTAAAGTTCGGCGCGGCAAGTAAGAAGGTCGTTATTGAAGAGTTTTTAGATGGACAAGAATTTTCATTAATGGCATTTGTGAATGGAACAACTGTGCATCCGATGGTAATTGCGCAAGATCATAAACGAGCTTTTGATGGTGATAAAGGTCCGAATACAGGCGGAATGGGGGCGTATTCTCCGGTACCACAAATACCAGAATCAGCAGTTCAAGAGGCGATAAAAACGGTATTACATCCAACTGCTAAAGCGATGATTGCAGAAAACCGTTCGTTTACAGGAATTTTATATGCGGGACTCATTTTAACAAAGGATGGCCCAAAGGTAATTGAATTTAATGCCCGCTTTGGTGATCCTGAAACAGAAGTAGTATTACCTCGCTTAGAAAATGATTTAGTTGATGTATGTAACGCTGTATTAGATGAAAGTGAGTTAACATTACAATGGTCAGAGGAAGCCGTAATTGGTGTTGTACTTGCTTCGAAAGGATATCCAGAAGCATATAAAAAAGGTGACATGATTAACAAATTAGACGCATTGCAAGATGTGATTGTTTTCCATTCAGGCACAGCGATGAAGCATGGTGACTTTGTAACAAACGGTGGCCGTGTACTATTTGTTGCTTGTAAGGCAAATACTTTACAAGAAGCGAAAGATAAGGTGTATAAAGAAATCGGCAAAATTGAGAGTGATGGTCTATTTTACCGAAGGGATATAGGATATCGTGCAATTGGACATGAGATGATGAAAAGTTAATATGTAAAAATCCCGCTGAGGAATCAGCGGGATTTTTTATGCATCTTTATCTTTTTTCAATTTTCCTTTTTGCTTTGCCATTTCTCGAAGCAAATATTCGATGTGTGCATTGACGCTACGAAACTCATCATTCGCCCATTTTTCGATGACTGCGTGTAATTCAGGATCAATACGTAATGGAAAGCTTTTCTTTTTAGCCATAATGATTTACAACCTTTTAGTATAGGCTTCCTGTATTAATAACTGGTTGCGCACCTTTATCTGAAACGATGGCAACTAATAAATTGTTCACCATATTTGCTTTACGCTCGTCATCTAATTCAAGTACGCCTTCCTCATCTAACATATGGATCGAATCTTTTGCCATCTTCACAGCACCTTCAACAATCTCTTTTCTAGCAGCTAATACTGCTTTTGCTTGTTGACGTTGGAGCATTGCATGGGCAATTTCTGTTGCGTAAGCTAAATGTGTTAAACGAGTTTCTAATACTTCTACGCCAGCGATTTCAAGGCGTGCTTCTAACTCACGTTTTAATTCTTCAGAGATTTCTTCCGTATTTCCACGTAACGTGATGCAAGTTTCATCTTGGAAATTGTCATAAGGATATTTTGTTGCGACGTGGCGGATTGCTGTTTCACTTTGAATTTCTACAAATCGATCGTAATGTTCAACACCGAACATTGCTTTTGCAGAATCAACAACTTTATATACGATAACGGCTGCAATTTCAATTGGATTTCCCTCAACATCGTTTACTTTTAACTTCTTACTATTAAAGTTTTCAACACGTAACGATACAGTTTGACGGAATGCGAATGGAATTGTTAAAAATAAACCGTTTTGACGAATTGTTCCTAAATAATTACCGAAAAACGTAATGACTTTTGCTTGGTTTGGTTGAACAATACCAATACCTGTAGCAAGAACTGCGGCTAAAATAATAGTTAATGCCGCTCCTATAAAAATTTCTTGTACAAGGAAAAATACACCGATAGCGGCTAAAATTAAAATCCCGATAATACCGAGAAAACCATTTACATAAAAAACTTGTTTTTCTTTCATATGATCGCCTCCTGATATAAAAATGATATCACTTTTATATCATATTACGCAAGGGCTTTACACCCAATTTTCTGAAATTAATGATTATGTATCTCTTATGTATATTTTGAGGTCTAAAACAGAATGTACGTTCTGTTTTGTGGTAAAATAAAGAAGACTTAACCGCCCACTGCAGCAGCTAAGTCCCTTTGAGAGCATCTTGCGTCGTGACAAATGATTCAAAGCGGTTTTGCCAGGATTATATCTTCAATCGCTGACTCAATCTCTTTGTCCGAAGTGTCATAACTTCCATTTGACTTTGGTTTGTCGTGATTGGAAGTTTGGTTCACTTCTTCTTTAGCATGTCCCTTTTCAGCGAAATTCATGCTAGGCATTTTAAATGCCCCCATATTCATGTATTTTCCGAATTTCCACATTTCAACAACAGGGCAGAAACGAACAATTCCCTCTGCAATTTTCATTGCACCAATCCATAGCAACACGTTAGACCAAGTGCACCAAGGTTTGCGTACGAGTTTAGTTGCACTACAACCGAAGAGGACAAGTCCGAGTGTAATTCGAATTAGGGCATTTATTGTACCGATATTTTGCTTCATTAGAAAAACACTCCTTTTTATGAAAGTTGAAATAGATAATACTATTTCTTTTATTAGTATCCCGTTTGATTTTTAGGATATGTAATCCAACATTTGACGTTGAAAAAGATGTTGGAATGTGCGTGTGTGTAAGTAGCTTTTTTTGTTATAATGAAAGAATGCATAAAAGGAACTTCAAAATTAAATCCTCTCGTTTAAAAAATATGGAAGAGGTAATTCCAAACTTAATTCTCCGTTTTAAACAAATATTTAAGATGAAGTTAAAACAATAATGATGAAAATAAACTGTTATTTTGAACAGAAATATATAACTCGAGAAAAGAAAGGGTGTTTTCATGTACGATATTTCCGGGTGGAAACATGTATTTAAGCTTGATCCAAATAAGGAGTTAAGTGATGAATATTTAGAGATGATTTGTGAGTCTGGAACAGATGCTGTTATT
This genomic interval carries:
- a CDS encoding YgaP family membrane protein; this translates as MKQNIGTINALIRITLGLVLFGCSATKLVRKPWCTWSNVLLWIGAMKIAEGIVRFCPVVEMWKFGKYMNMGAFKMPSMNFAEKGHAKEEVNQTSNHDKPKSNGSYDTSDKEIESAIEDIILAKPL
- a CDS encoding toxin-antitoxin system HicB family antitoxin — protein: MAKKKSFPLRIDPELHAVIEKWANDEFRSVNAHIEYLLREMAKQKGKLKKDKDA
- the purD gene encoding phosphoribosylamine--glycine ligase, encoding MNVLVIGRGGREHALAWKFAQSEKVEKVYVAPGNEGMRDVATPVDIDENDFDALVLFAKENNVELTFVGPEIPLMNGIADHFKEEGLRVFGPNKAAAVIEGSKAFTKELMKKYNIPTAAYETFTDYEEAVQYIEKVGAPIVIKADGLAAGKGVTVAMTLEEALQAVKEMLQDVKFGAASKKVVIEEFLDGQEFSLMAFVNGTTVHPMVIAQDHKRAFDGDKGPNTGGMGAYSPVPQIPESAVQEAIKTVLHPTAKAMIAENRSFTGILYAGLILTKDGPKVIEFNARFGDPETEVVLPRLENDLVDVCNAVLDESELTLQWSEEAVIGVVLASKGYPEAYKKGDMINKLDALQDVIVFHSGTAMKHGDFVTNGGRVLFVACKANTLQEAKDKVYKEIGKIESDGLFYRRDIGYRAIGHEMMKS
- a CDS encoding SPFH domain-containing protein codes for the protein MKEKQVFYVNGFLGIIGILILAAIGVFFLVQEIFIGAALTIILAAVLATGIGIVQPNQAKVITFFGNYLGTIRQNGLFLTIPFAFRQTVSLRVENFNSKKLKVNDVEGNPIEIAAVIVYKVVDSAKAMFGVEHYDRFVEIQSETAIRHVATKYPYDNFQDETCITLRGNTEEISEELKRELEARLEIAGVEVLETRLTHLAYATEIAHAMLQRQQAKAVLAARKEIVEGAVKMAKDSIHMLDEEGVLELDDERKANMVNNLLVAIVSDKGAQPVINTGSLY